The Sinobacterium norvegicum genome segment ACCGCTTACGGGGTTTTTTTATGGCTGGGGTTTCGTTAGGAGCAGGACTAAAGCATTGGTCAATGCAGACGGACAAATATTAGGCAGGACTGGGGGCTTGGCTGTAGCTGGATATCAGGTCTTGAAGAATGGCCAGGCTTTTTTCGGGGATGTCGATAATTTGAAAGCCGGCCCAGCAGCTTTGCATGTTCTCAGCTTCTCGACACCACAGGCAATCAACACCAATATCTATCAGTTCATTGTCATCGACGGGGCGACTGAGGTTAAGCCTTAGTTGGTAAAGGGAGTTACTCTTAACAGGTTTGTTACACAGCAGCATAAGCCCGTCGGTAGTAATATTGACAACTTCGCCGATCATGTCTTTGGTAAGTGCGTTTATTGCAGTGACAGATTGCCTAAGTTGTACGCGTTGTTGTTTGCGGTTATTTTCGTTCAAAGATGATCCCCTGTTATTATTATCTCGGAGCAATATGATTCAGTCTCGCTCATTTGGCATGGAATATCTAGTGTCATGAAAAGAAGTTAATAGGAGCGCTGTAAGTGATCACTATCATTGACGGCACTTAAATTGATAGTTAACAATGAATTTACTGTTTTCTTTGGTCACCCATTTGTCAGCTTCACGCCAACCGCTACTGCACTTTTGTGCAGCTAAATTTTCTACTGCAAGCAGTGCTGCATTCTTGTCTTGGCTGTCAGTATAGCTGGCGGTGACTAGTTCATCGTCAAAGTTGTTGCTTATGTTTTTGTTATCACCACCAATGTGCACAGGTTGCGGTGCATTACTACCGATCAGTTTCATACTGTCATTTTGGTGGAATTCACTGAAATCCAGGCTGTCTGCTTGATCCACTGCCATGTCTTCGGCGTCGCTGGCGAATGTGGTGATGGCAGTTGTCAGTGTTAATATCGTGAGGGTGTTCTTCATAAAAAGGTTCTCAATATTTGGTAACGAC includes the following:
- a CDS encoding PilZ domain-containing protein: MNENNRKQQRVQLRQSVTAINALTKDMIGEVVNITTDGLMLLCNKPVKSNSLYQLRLNLSRPVDDNELIDIGVDCLWCREAENMQSCWAGFQIIDIPEKSLAILQDLISSYSQAPSPA